TCCTTCTCAGATCTCGGTCTGCAACTGTGTATGAAAAGATTTTGTCATTACTATTTTGGTCCAATTCCTCATTTTTGACCCTAGATCTAACATTACAATTCAAATACAATTTTAGATCTCTAAAAGgggaaagaaaaaatagtaaatcCAATCAACATGTATACTCTCTtctctaattgaattgtggctataTCTATTGGGTTTACCTTCCACTTTTAAATGTGAGGTTGATCTTTTGAAACTAGTTGTTTtactatcttaattggtgaaacacTAATTTCAAGGTTGGAATTGAAACCCTATTAAACTTAAAATTATAATTAACTAAGGTTTTAGTTCCACATAATCAAATATGATGCCAAAATGTCCAACAAACCTCCCCAAAAAAGTGAGCCCAATACTTACATACACTAAGCCATTTTTTATTGGGGTGTTGATGTGGCATTACTACCAAAGTGTCCAACAAACctccccaaaaaagtgagaccaatacttACATGCACTAAGCCATTTTTTATTGGTGTGTTGATGTGGCATtagatttgatttgtttcttttttgaGCTAAGGGATGCAATTCATTTGATTATGTGTAGTCATTATCagtaataacaactttaaagtcatgactattggtgcaatattgtcaaaaatattaCGTATTAAATCAACAAGCGCTATCATAGCCATTCGAATGGGCTCAACTATGGGGTCCTCTCCCCTAGCTATTTTTGAATACAAATATATAACGAAACAAATAATGATTTAGTATGAAAAAACTAAATTCATTGTAAGCCAtctacaataaaatatttattgtcAAACATCTCTAACCTTCTAACTAGAAATATCTTCAATTTTATATTGATCGACTATATGGTTTCATAGCTTAGCCCATAACAAGGTCAAGCCACAAATGGGGATCTCATATCTTACATTAACACGACAACAACAACCCAAATCTATGAGCATGATAGCCCAACAAGGCCACAAAGCCCACACATACATCAACCCATCGAGGGTCTAGCATAGGCATAGACACTTGTGTAACCACCAACATGAACATTGCAACGATTCACAATGAGTCCAAATATCTCGTATATTTTTTTAATACTACCAACTCTTATTTATCTACAtgttataaatattattttaattattattcattaagcttaaataaatttttaaaaagatatattttttctaaaattaaaatatttttaaaattaatgacatttaaaaattatataatatttgaaatattaattacattaattttttaatttattcatttaaaaaaaattaattatttaaaaaatacatatttaaaaATAACTCAATCTATAgtgttattaaaatttaaataaagaaaacttaaacaatttttctttttaaaatttctgTTTCAAATCTGAATTTAAGAGCATTATTTCTTTTATGTTAATCTCGCCACCCCACATTGCATGAAAGGAGGTTAACATTTCTCTGACAGACTACATAAAAAAATAATCAGTACCAGACTAGTacaactagtatacctatattataaaaaaaatatatgtaaaataatgccgagagatatcacataattgtcttacATGTTTATTCGTTGTCAAGAAGGTATgctgcactctttcactctcattaaagatgtaacacTTTCATATACTTAAAGATAAATGACAATGATTAACTCCACGCCTTCCACTTACAAATAAATTAACAATACATCCAAATGCTCACATAAAAATGAAAATAATGTCTACACTTTCCAGTTCCACCTACAAACAAAATAATACTAGCTCCAAAtgctttgcataagtctcaatgagGCATAAGTCTCAATGAGGCCTCTACTAGCATTTTCTTTTCTCCTCTCACAGCAAAACCTCTCTCCACTTCCACTTTTACTTGTCTTTCCAAATCAGTGACTCCAAAGTTAGATAGGCCGAAGCGACCCCCTGCATCGAGCCACTTTGTTGTTGTGTGAAGACACCGATCAATGCCCATCTCCCCTCTCCAATATCAAAGATAGATACTCCATTATCACCAATGAAAGGTAGTCAACGACCACTAGACAACCTTAAAGAAGAAACACCATTTATAATGAAACAGAGCATAAAGGCAGTGCTATTGGGTGAATACAATTCCGGTTTGGAGAAAAGATCCTTGTTAGAGAATGAGTCAACGACTGAGAGATTCCGAGACAGCCCAAATTTGAAGGAATGCACGAGTGAGGACGCATCAGGGACCGTCCCCGCACATATTATCATTTCATCTGGCCAATTCTGCAAATTCCTTTCACAACATTCAGTCAATGCATGATTACGTAgaagataaataaaatattttattcttaGAAACTATTATATTTACCTGTATTGTTTCATTGCAACTTTCAATAGCTGATCCCTTGTTTTCTCTGACTTCCACCTTTTTCAATTTCCCCATGCACTTCAAACGTTTTCTCTGACTTCCACCTTCTTCAATTTCCCCATGCACTTCAAACTTTCTATGCTCGACACTTCCCAGCAGGTCTTTAGACTCAATATTTCCAATCTTGTGCAGCCTTCTAAACCTTCCATTTTCCCAATTTGGTCACAACCTTCAAATTTAAATTCCCTGAGAGAAGTTAAACGTGCAAAGCTCGGAAGCTTCTCCAACTTTGGACACCGACATATATTCAGATGTTCAAGCTTTACTGGAAGTGATTCGATCTCCGTTAAATGATTACTAGAATAAAGATGTAGTCTCTCAAGGTGGGGATAATGGTCTTCAGGAATTGAAATCCTGCACACTTCGGTTTCCTTTAGAATTATCAGTTCAAGGTTGCTCAATGCAGAAGATGAAGGCACCACCTCAAAATCTACTTGGCTGATTGTGCAATTGGATATAAACAAATCCTCTAAGAGATTATGGCACCCGACAGAGAACGGTAAACATTTTACCTTTCGACAACCGTCAATTTAAAGCTTTGTCAAGGAGGACAAATTTGCAAGAGAGGCTGGCAGAGATTCCAGTTTAAAACAATTCGTAATGGAGAGTTAAAGAGAACAAATTTCCAAAAGAGTTCGGCAACGATTCCAGTTCAAAACAATTCTGGATTGAAAGCCTAGTCAAGGAGGACCAGTTTTCAACAGAGGGCAAAGATTTCAACTTGGAACAATGTTGAATTGAAAGATCAGTCGAGGAGGACAAATTTTCAAGAGAGGCCGGCAGAGATTCCAGTTTAAAACAATTCTCGATTGAAAGCCTAGTCAAGGAGGACCAATTTTTAACAGAGGGCAATGATTTCAACTTGGAACACCTTTCAATTGTAACATGAATCAAGGAGGACAAATTTTCAAAAGAGGCCGGCAAAGATTTCAGGTTGTAACATTGCCAAATGAAAAGTTGTTTCAAGGAGATGCAATCTCCAAGAGAGTTTGGTAAACTTATCAACAAGTCACTTCCTATCTCAATCTTTTGCAGCCTGCTTAGTTGACCGACTTTGATCTCTTTTAACCTCTCCAAACCAAGTAAATAGAGCTCTCTCAAGGATACCTGATTTGTGATGTGACGAGGCAACTCTTCCAATTGCTCGCAGAAAGAAAGATCCAGAAACTCCAACTTTGTAATATTTTGAAAATCATCTGACCTAAGTATGAGCTCTCTACATCCCCATAAATTGAGATATTGCAGTAGCATCAAGTTCTTAAAAGAACGTGGTAACCTCTTCAAGCTTTTGCACGAGGCCAAATCTAGATATTGCAGATTTGCCAAATCGCCAAAACTATTGGGTAGTGATGATAGCACTTCACAATACGATAAGTTGAGATGCTCCAGCATTTGCAGATGGCGAAATTCTTCTGGCAGACTCCTAATATTCATGCTATCTGTGATTACTATCTTTCTCAACTCAATTAGGCACCCCCAATTGAGTTTGGAAGTCTTTGGAATTTTTGGCAATCAGATATAACCAACTCTCTTAAGTCTAGGGGAGCCTGTAGCACATCCAACAAGACAAATGTAACACATACTGCAATTATTTAATGAATTGAAATAGAGATTTAATAGAGCAGAAATGGGAGACTACTTACGTCACTCTCAGCCTCCCACAACTCTTCTAAGTGATGTTCCTCTTCATAGTCTTCGTTGAGTTGTAAAACCCGCAAAGATTCCAATGAAAGCCGCCTCGGAAGATTTCTCTGCCCGATATTGGACCAGTTTATTTGACTAAAATAATCTCCCCCAATCTCCAAAAGGTTTACTCCAACTAAATAGGGTGCGAGCAACAAATTTTTTTCACTTATATTAGGTGTTCGTACCTCCTGTAAGCAAGAACCGTTAAATTCAACAAATTCACTAATTAATAAACATCTTTCCTACATTATTCGGAAGGGCTTTGAGGGCTCAATACGAAAATATGAAATGTTTAGAAAaaaatatacaatattaatatTAGTGAAAGTAGGTCGAGAAACACAGCAGACAGACATACTTTGTATGACAACTTCTTTTCAATTTCAGTTGAGGTAGCCTTAATTCCTCGAATTCTATTTTTTTCctggaaagaaaaattaaaaaattagatcagaatattataaaaataaaaattatttattagctgttcaaatacatatataataaagAGGTAAGTTGTTGAGTCAATTTGATTATACAAAGGGCTAGCAAGATGCATTCTTAAACAATTGTTAAACAAATATATCAGATTTCCATAATTCATAATATTATCAAAGCTGAGTTTTTTTGGATTAGATTGCATGTTAATTTCtcgcatcaacgttttggatcacactctgtgatccattatCAGGATAGTAGAGAGATAAGATTTTATGTTGATGAAGGTTCACAAAGTGTGATCTAAAACGTTTGTGCATAAAACTAACACACAATCTAATTTAGAAAACTTAGCTTTAATAATTGGTTAACATATAAGAACAATAATCTTCCTATACAAAAACATTTGGGTATAGAATATGTTTTCCTTTCTATTGTTTGTTTAGACAATTAAAGAAAGTGTTAACCTCACGTTATTTTGTTTGTCAAAATTAATAATCTGCTGGGGCAACGAAAGTCAGTAGGGCCGATGCTGCTTTGCTATTTCCCATCCAAGATCTCTTAAGTGGTCATGCATTCTTATGCAATTTCCATTGTGAAGCTCAACCAAACACTTATTCAAAAGCCTTTCCAAAATGTACAAACCACTCCAACCTGACCCATCCCAGACTTCAATAGCCAAAGTGTGCTCTTTACCAACAAAGAAATAGACAATATCAAGGAATGCCTCTTTCTCTTCATGGTCAAGGGCATCATAGCTTAATCTGAGTTTGTTTGTGATATCATTAGGCAATAATCTAGAGACCTTATGAAATAGAGACTCCCAATATTTTTTGTGACACTTTTGCCCTCCAAATACCTTGAGAGACGGGGGCAATCCATGACAAACCTTTACAAACCTTTACAAACTTTTCAACAAGTTCCTCAAATCCATCAAGGGACAAGGGTTGTAGTAAAGAATGCCAACAAAATAGTTGTGTAGCATTAAATGGATCCACTACTCTCATTTTATATATTGAAGACATGTCCCAAGATGTAAGAACATCACACTCCCTTGTTGTAACAGTGATGAGACCACCCCTTCTAAAATTGTCTTTGGCCGGTAAGAGAGAATCCAATTGATCGACATGATCCACATCATCCATAACAATGACCACCCTGATAGATCTCAAATGCCTTGCTATAATTTCCTTACCTTGCTCTACATTGTCAAATATTTCATTCCCACCAAGGCCTTTGAAGAGTTCAATCTTCTTTTTGTGTAACACCTCTCTAGCTTctctaatataaaaaataaagccgGATCTCTCCATGGACACACGTTTTCTGTTGTATAATTATTTGGCAAGCGTGGTCTTACCCTAACCACCCATGCCCCAAATAACAACAATTTGTACATCCTGATCACACTCAGCAAATTCATTCTCAAAGTTTTCTATTGTTTCATGGAGAGCTCCCGGATTTTTTGTAACTAATAATGGTGCATTTCTTTTTTCATTCACTACAATTTTCACAATATTCTTCAACGGCCTCATCTCATCACTGAACAAGTaagaacattgaaaaatcaaactactaacaggAGTTGATGCCAAAGTTAAAATACATAGATATAAAAAGAACGAATATTTGATGGGATAGAGAGGCCGAATGTGTAGTACTTACGCATGACTTTTGACGATTTCACCATTGTAAAATGAGGCATTGTAAAGTGCATCTCTACACTCGTGAAGCTTTACTCGGCTATATCTACGTTTCTTTTTATGCCTGTCAAAGGCACCAACATACATGCCTTTCCTTTGAGCTACATATCTGAGATCAATAGGATCTACATAGTAGAAGATGGGAACTATCTTGGTGCCACTTTTAACCATATATGAGAGCTCTGCCAAACACCAAGGTGATTTTGCATAgctcttttttttaatattaagaTCAAGAGTAAAATCAAAACATTACAATATAACATAGGGAGGTGAGTCCTCAACCTGCAAGAACCAGAGTAGCAACTAGAGTATCATATAGACATAAAAAAGCGGAATAGGTAGATGTATAGCAAAATATCTGCAAAGTAGCCTATAGACAAATATTTATAAACAACAGTATAAAATATCAAAGTATCCACAGGTTACTGCAAGATGAACTTTTGGTCCTCCACCCACGTTGTCCACCCAGCCAGGTCTTCCATCCAAACATCCTTTTTCCGCTCTTGAATTTGGGCCAAGATGTCCACCTACTCATAGGGAGGATCCCTGTTGTCTTTGATTTCTTTAGTGAGTTTCTTGAGAGCTTCCTTAAAGGAAGAAAGGTTTTTGGCACACCTCATCCACTCATAACCgctcctcatctcataagcaaacATAGTAGCAGATCCATCTTTTAGAAAACTCAAAAGCTTGTCTCTCTCGATGTCCATGACTCTAGACACCTGCACAACAATGTTGTAAAATGTTAGTCtttgaaaagactcagtaagggtcCTAGTTCGATCCTGAAATCTGTCCTCATTCCTAATCTTCCAGATATACCAAAGAATGTTAGCAGAAAAAATAGACCAAAGAAGGTTGGCATCCTTTTTCATTCCTTTAATAAAACCAGTAATGATCTCCATAATAGTAACACAGTGAGGAATCAAGAATCCAAACATCAACCAGATTTCTTTAGCAATAATACAATCAAAGAAGATATGCCCACTAGTGTCAGGAACTTTACAAATGGAGCAAACATCCATAACATCTCTATCTTTTCTTGAAGGGAGCCTATCAATTAATAACAACCATTTAATTTTAGGACTGTTAAGAGTAGATTGTCAAAAGGAGACATCCAACTTATAATACCAAAGGTGATTAAGATGGTCTACAATAGAGTCATCAAAAGTAAGAACATAGTAGATATCACAAGCTTTAATTTTGTGAAGAGGAGTCCCCCCATGCTAGCTGAAAGTAAGGAAACTATGGGAGTCAACCATATAGATTTTAGGAAGATCAAGAACGGCACAAGCCATCTTGAGAAATTGATAAGTCTTTTTCTGGGACTGGGGGAGGTTAAAATTGCTAATAATATCTTCCCAGGGGATAAGCACGTCTTCCTCCAAGATATCCATGAAGCATGCGATGGCCTTTTGGGCCTAAAGTCTAGCCAAGCAACCCCTGGTTAGAGCAAGAGGTTTAGAAGAGTGAAGAAGGTTCCACCAGATGGACCTTTCACCATAAATCAGATCATTGGTGAAAAAATCAGTTTTAATCCAAGACCCCCTAACAAATTCCTAGGCTTTCCATATTTTTTTGAAAACAGAGGTGCCTTGGACAGAGACAAGGAATTTTCCAGCCACAATGTTAGTGAAGGGTAAAGATTTCTAGGATTTAGCATGTTTCGGAACAACATTCTCAATATTGTTCCTAACTAGGATCTTCTAGGGCTCCTGATCATCAATGGCATGGAAAATCCATTTAGCAGCAAGGGATATCCCCTGCATTCTAAGGTCTTTAAGCCCAAGACCACCAAGTTTCTTCTCCACAGAGCACCATTTCCATTTAACAACGTGATTCTTTTTCCCCCCCTTGCCATCAAACCACAAAAAATGCTTGATGACCTTTTGAATTTTAAAGACCTGATAGTTGTTGAACATCCAATTCGAAGAGTAGTAGATGTTGTAAGAGGAGAGGATATTTTGGCAAACTTGCACCCGACTAGCAAGGGAGATGAATTTCATGTTCCACTTGTTCAACTTTTTGTCAATCTTTTCCCTAACCCACAACCACATGTCTTTGAGAGAGGGAGAAACAGAGAAGGGTATACCTAGGTAGCTAACGATTTTGTTAGGGCCACCCCATTGGTACCCAAGCTGAAGGACCCAGTCAGGTGGCTCTTCTCGCCACCCAAGAAGGACAAACATAGTCTAAGAAATCCGGGCACTAGAGATATCaccaaagaattttaatttttgaCCAAGAGCCTCAAAATTCTGCTTGGTGAGTTCAAGGAAAAGAGAGGTATCATTAGCAAACTGGATGTTAAAGGGTTGAGATTCATCAGGAAGACTCAAACCTTTAACACTGGGTGAGATTGAATCATCCTTAAGCAGATAAAAAAGGGCATCAGAAGCAATCACAAAAAGCGCAAGGGCTAGGGGACAACCTTGCCTAATAGTCTGAGTAAGCATAATAGGAGAGGAGAGGGAGCCATTGACTTCAATAAGAGCAGAGGCATCTTTAAAGAGAACTTTAACAATGTCACAAAATTCCTTAGGGAAACCAAAGGCATCTAGCATCATGAGGATAAAgtcccattcaaccctatcataagccttgtCGTAGTCAAGGACGAACATGGAAAATTCCTTCCCAAAGGTTTTAGCCCACTCCATGGCCTCCTAGCTAGTAATCAAGTTTTTTAGAATATACGTACCCTTAATGAACCCAGTTTGAGTCGAGAAAATGAATTTGGGGAGGATTTTCTCAAGTATGAAGGTAGGGACCTTGGTAAGAATCTTGTACAACACATTGAGTAGAGTAATGGGTCTTCAATTCTTGATGAGAGATTTATCCCCATCTTTAGGGATGAGCTTAATGATACCCTGATTGATGTCACCACCCAGAGTCCCATTAACAATAGCTTCATTATAGAGTTCATGAATATCTTTACTAATCCAACCAATGTTGGCTTTATAAAACTCAATGGGGAGGCCATCCGGCCTAGGGGCTTTACCATTGCTAAGAGAGTTAATAGCTCTCTCAATCTCACCAATGGAGATCCTCTACTTTAGGAGGAGAGAATCTTTATTAGAAATCCTAGAGGGGATGATCGCTTTGCATTTCTACCTCAAACTCTTGGCATCAACAGAGTCTTCAGAGGTGAAAAGATTCTGATAAAAGCAGGAGAAAGCCTCAGTGATGTCATGGATATCCACAAGATCTTTATTGTCAACAACCAGTCTATCAACTCTCTCCCTAATGTTCTTATGTTTCAGGAgattcaagaaattttttgatcCCTTATCTCCAAATTTAAGCCAGTGATGTCGGGCTCTTATCATAGCCCCTCCAATCTTAACATGTTGATGTTGCCTAGGAGAATCTCTTGCCTTAGCCAGCTGAGTAACCATCTCTACATTATCGGGAGATTGTTGCAACTTTTTTTCAAGTTTAAGAAGATTGTAGGTAAGGGCATTCTCGAGGAACCTGTAGTCCATGGCCTTTTTCTGGCCAAAGGTTTGGTGAATTTTCTGCCATAAAGAAATGTTGTAGCTCCATCTAGTAGTGGGTGAGAGGAGGTTATGATCTTCAGAGTTAAAGAATATGATCATATTGATAGCAGAGAGGACCATCAGATCCTTGAGAAGGTAGGTATTAAGTAGGAACTTCTTACTAGGACAAGCAGAGGCAGGGGAAGAGTTGGTAATCTTAATCTGGGCAACAACAAGATGGTGATCCGAAATAGTAGCAGGCCAGACACAAAGAAAATTGTCTTGATCATTAGGCAGGAAGGAGAAGAAATTCTTATTAGCATAGAAATGGTCAAGTTTGGAGTAAATTCTATTGGCCCCCTTCTGATAATTACACCAAGTGTACCAAACACCAACATGGTCCCTTTTATTTCCAACAAGAGGATCAAGCAGGTCCTTATGTTGTTTGAATCTATCCTAATGAGGTTTTTCAGAGACTTTCCACTCAAAAGGGTTTCCTCCGCACTTATCCTCATGGTGCTCGATCATGTTGAAATCCCCACCAATTATCCAGGGGATGTCTCTAAGAGAGGCTAAATAATTCCATAGGTCATTTCTGTCCTTATAGTCATTGGGGGCATAGACAACACATACCCCAAAGCAGAAGTTATTGATACTGAAGGTAGCCTAGACAACCCTATTACAGGGGGAGAGACCACTGTGGGTGAGGTGTTTTTGCCACTTAATATTGATAAGAAGTCCAATGCCACCCCTACCTTTTGGGTGGTCTGAGTAGATTTTAATCGAGTCTTTCCAAATGAAATCCAAACAAACTTCAAGATTAAATTTAGTGGTTTTAATCTCTTGCAGCATGAGAAAATCAATACTTTTAATTGAATTAAGACAATCTTTGATGACATGCGTCCTGTCTAGAGCTTCCAGGGCTCTAACATTTCAAGAAACGCACTT
The nucleotide sequence above comes from Cryptomeria japonica chromosome 11, Sugi_1.0, whole genome shotgun sequence. Encoded proteins:
- the LOC131860077 gene encoding secreted RxLR effector protein 78-like produces the protein MEWAKTFGKEFSMFVLDYDKAYDRVEWDFILMMLDAFGFPKEFCDIVKVLFKDASALIEVNGSLSSPIMLTQTIRQGCPLALALFVIASDALFYLLKDDSISPSVKGLSLPDESQPFNIQFANDTSLFLELTKQNFEALGQKLKFFGDISSARIS